From Bacillus sp. FSL K6-3431, the proteins below share one genomic window:
- the ureG gene encoding urease accessory protein UreG: MEPIKIGVGGPVGAGKTMLVEKLTRALENELSMAVVTNDIYTKEDAKYLMNHGVLPADRIVGVETGGCPHTAIREDTSMNTAAIEDLKKQHEDLELIFVESGGDNLAATFSPELVDFSIYIIDVAQGEKIPRKGGQGMIKSDLFVINKIDLAPYVGASLDVMEADTKTFRGNKPFVFTNLQDNTGLDEVIDWLKRHALLAGLH, translated from the coding sequence ATGGAACCAATTAAAATTGGCGTAGGTGGTCCAGTAGGTGCTGGAAAAACGATGCTCGTTGAAAAACTGACACGCGCCCTTGAAAATGAACTAAGCATGGCGGTAGTTACGAATGATATTTATACGAAAGAGGATGCGAAATATTTAATGAATCATGGTGTCCTTCCAGCAGACAGAATCGTTGGTGTAGAAACAGGTGGCTGTCCACATACAGCGATCAGAGAAGATACATCTATGAATACTGCTGCTATTGAAGATCTGAAAAAGCAGCATGAAGATCTCGAATTGATTTTTGTTGAAAGCGGTGGGGATAATCTTGCAGCAACATTTAGCCCTGAACTCGTTGATTTTTCGATTTATATTATTGATGTAGCGCAAGGGGAAAAAATCCCGCGTAAAGGCGGACAAGGGATGATTAAATCAGATCTTTTTGTCATTAACAAAATAGATTTAGCACCATATGTAGGTGCTAGCCTTGATGTGATGGAAGCAGATACGAAAACCTTCCGGGGCAATAAACCATTTGTATTCACCAATTTGCAAGACAATACTGGGCTTGATGAAGTGATAGATTGGCTCAAGAGGCATGCACTTTTAGCAGGTCTTCATTAA
- a CDS encoding urease accessory protein UreD: MSGWTGELRLKLENKKGKTIPNDVYYQGAFKVMRPLYLDESGQVTYFLINPGGGYVDGDTYRMDITVEEGAELLLTTQSAAKVYKTPNVPVSQETNFTLKENSVLEYIPDPLIGYRDARYVQKNMIHMEKGATLVYCDMLTPGWSPDGELFSYGKLQLKNEIYMENELVVFDHLKLEPARKQMGAIGLMEGFTHLGSMIVVGEKMTSDFLDELYELLGEVAGESKFGISQLAVPGFTLRVLANSTQAMEKIFMECHRLIREQWFNKKAVFLRKY, from the coding sequence ATGAGTGGATGGACAGGGGAACTGCGGTTAAAGCTTGAAAATAAAAAAGGTAAGACCATCCCGAACGATGTTTATTACCAAGGGGCATTTAAAGTGATGCGTCCCCTTTATTTAGATGAGTCTGGTCAAGTTACTTATTTTCTTATCAATCCCGGTGGTGGTTATGTGGATGGCGATACGTATCGGATGGATATCACTGTGGAAGAAGGCGCCGAACTGTTATTAACGACTCAGTCGGCTGCTAAAGTATACAAAACTCCCAATGTTCCTGTTAGTCAAGAGACTAATTTTACTTTGAAAGAGAACAGTGTACTTGAATATATTCCTGATCCATTAATCGGGTATCGCGATGCTCGCTACGTACAAAAAAACATGATCCATATGGAAAAAGGAGCAACCCTTGTATACTGCGATATGCTCACTCCCGGATGGTCGCCTGATGGAGAATTATTTAGCTATGGGAAGCTACAGCTGAAGAATGAAATTTATATGGAAAATGAGCTTGTTGTATTCGATCATTTAAAATTGGAACCAGCGCGCAAACAAATGGGTGCGATCGGGCTGATGGAAGGATTTACACATCTTGGATCAATGATCGTTGTTGGAGAAAAAATGACTTCTGATTTTCTTGATGAACTCTATGAATTACTTGGAGAAGTTGCGGGTGAGAGCAAATTTGGCATCTCACAACTCGCTGTCCCGGGTTTTACATTAAGGGTACTGGCGAATTCGACTCAAGCAATGGAGAAAATATTTATGGAGTGTCATCGATTAATTCGTGAACAATGGTTTAATAAAAAAGCAGTGTTCCTGCGAAAATATTAA
- a CDS encoding lmo0937 family membrane protein, whose translation MLWTIIGILIVLWILGLITKVAGGLIHILLVIALIVFIFNMISKRRAG comes from the coding sequence ATGCTCTGGACTATCATTGGAATTTTAATTGTTCTTTGGATTCTCGGACTCATCACGAAAGTAGCGGGTGGATTAATCCATATTCTTCTTGTTATCGCTCTAATCGTATTTATTTTCAATATGATCTCTAAGCGACGGGCCGGTTAG
- the opp4B gene encoding oligopeptide ABC transporter permease — translation MWKFTVRRIGIMIPQIILLSILIFILAKMMPGDALSGMIDPNVDPSTIEAQREKLGLNNPWYIQYIDWLKGVIHGDFGQSFRFKMPVTELITQRLINTIWLSVVTLILTYLIAIPLGITSGRYNDTWADRLITGYTYIGFAAPLFIFALVMLWMFGFNLGWFPTGGSVKPGLTPGTFEYVISKINHLLLPALSMALIATVSTVQYLRSEIIDIKEKDFILTAKAKGAPESRIYNHHILRNSLLPIAAFFGYEITGLIGGTIFIENIFGYPGMGQLFFESILLRDYSVVTSVVLLFGIASIIGALISDIILSLIDPRIRIK, via the coding sequence ATGTGGAAATTCACTGTACGACGTATTGGAATTATGATTCCTCAAATTATATTACTTAGTATATTGATATTCATTTTGGCAAAAATGATGCCCGGAGATGCACTAAGTGGAATGATTGATCCCAATGTTGATCCGTCCACTATTGAGGCACAAAGGGAGAAGCTGGGCTTAAATAATCCTTGGTACATCCAATATATAGATTGGTTAAAGGGAGTTATTCATGGAGATTTTGGACAATCATTCCGCTTTAAAATGCCTGTTACTGAGTTGATTACTCAAAGACTTATTAATACAATTTGGCTTTCAGTTGTAACATTGATCTTAACCTATTTAATTGCGATACCACTTGGAATTACAAGCGGACGTTATAATGATACATGGGCGGATCGTTTAATAACTGGGTACACATATATTGGCTTTGCAGCTCCACTATTTATTTTTGCACTAGTTATGCTATGGATGTTTGGTTTCAATTTAGGATGGTTTCCTACAGGCGGAAGTGTAAAGCCAGGACTAACTCCAGGTACATTCGAATATGTTATTAGTAAAATAAACCATTTATTACTCCCGGCGTTATCGATGGCATTAATCGCAACGGTTTCGACCGTACAATATTTGAGAAGTGAGATTATCGATATAAAAGAAAAGGATTTTATACTTACTGCAAAAGCGAAAGGTGCTCCTGAATCTCGAATTTATAATCATCATATTTTAAGGAATTCACTATTACCAATTGCTGCTTTTTTCGGATATGAAATTACTGGTTTAATCGGAGGAACTATTTTTATTGAAAACATCTTTGGTTACCCAGGTATGGGACAGCTGTTTTTTGAATCCATACTTTTACGGGATTATAGTGTCGTTACTTCCGTTGTTTTGCTCTTTGGAATCGCCTCTATTATAGGAGCGTTAATTTCAGATATTATACTAAGTCTTATAGATCCGCGTATTCGTATTAAATAA
- a CDS encoding ABC transporter ATP-binding protein, producing the protein MSGELLKIKNLKTSFRIKDQYYAAVDDLSLTVNKNELLAIVGESGCGKSALAFSIMGLHNRAKIEGSVLFKDQEIANISPAKLNKFRGKEIGMIFQDPLTALNPLMVIGEQIAEIIYLHNKQLPKSKQKEKVISLLNKVGIPRPDHTYDQFPHELSGGMRQRVVIAMAIANEPELLIADEPTTALDVTIQSQILDLIKELKEGSNAGIILITHDLGVVAEMADRVAVMYAGQIVEIADVYTLFENPLHPYTRSLLNSVPNSKEVQSKLHVIKGIVPSLQKLPREGCRFSARIPWVDPSAHEESPELHEVSPGHFVRCTCYKQFYFPDKNKEDQRNGVS; encoded by the coding sequence TTGAGTGGAGAATTATTGAAAATAAAAAATCTGAAAACATCATTTCGGATTAAAGATCAATATTATGCAGCTGTGGATGACTTATCACTTACTGTAAATAAAAATGAATTATTAGCAATTGTTGGTGAATCCGGGTGTGGAAAGAGTGCGCTCGCATTTTCGATTATGGGCTTACACAATCGGGCGAAGATTGAAGGTAGTGTATTGTTTAAAGACCAGGAAATTGCTAATATTTCACCGGCAAAGTTAAATAAATTTCGTGGGAAAGAAATAGGAATGATTTTCCAAGACCCACTCACTGCGTTAAATCCTTTAATGGTTATTGGAGAGCAAATCGCGGAAATCATTTATTTGCATAATAAACAGCTCCCAAAAAGTAAACAAAAAGAAAAGGTTATTTCCTTGTTGAATAAGGTAGGTATCCCACGACCTGACCATACGTATGATCAATTCCCACATGAACTATCCGGGGGGATGAGACAGCGGGTTGTCATCGCAATGGCGATTGCAAACGAGCCTGAATTATTAATTGCAGATGAACCTACAACAGCACTTGATGTAACGATTCAATCACAAATTCTTGATTTAATAAAAGAATTAAAAGAAGGCAGCAATGCGGGCATTATCCTTATTACTCATGATTTAGGTGTAGTAGCTGAAATGGCTGATAGGGTTGCTGTAATGTACGCAGGGCAAATAGTGGAAATTGCAGATGTATACACATTGTTTGAAAATCCATTGCATCCGTATACAAGGTCATTGTTAAATTCCGTACCAAATTCAAAAGAAGTCCAATCAAAACTTCATGTTATTAAGGGAATTGTTCCTTCATTGCAAAAGTTACCCCGCGAAGGTTGCAGGTTTAGTGCAAGAATACCTTGGGTAGATCCTTCGGCACATGAAGAAAGTCCGGAATTGCATGAAGTTAGCCCAGGTCACTTCGTACGCTGCACTTGCTATAAACAATTTTACTTCCCTGATAAAAACAAGGAGGACCAGCGCAATGGCGTTTCTTAA
- a CDS encoding GNAT family N-acetyltransferase: protein MEWILKRFNELTASELYDICRERVNIFVVEQQCPYLELDGLDQHAWHLYLSVEDGIAAYLRILPKGTAYEELSLGRIIVAKQYRKKGLGKELIKKGLQFVTEELSEDIVRVQAQAHLQKFYGEFGFKGISDVYLEDDIPHLDMLLEIHR, encoded by the coding sequence ATGGAATGGATACTAAAGAGATTTAATGAATTAACTGCGAGTGAATTGTATGATATCTGTCGAGAACGAGTGAATATTTTTGTAGTGGAACAGCAGTGCCCTTATCTTGAATTGGATGGGTTAGACCAGCATGCTTGGCATTTATACCTATCTGTAGAAGATGGAATTGCGGCCTATTTGCGCATACTACCTAAAGGAACTGCGTATGAAGAACTATCCTTGGGGAGAATTATAGTAGCAAAACAATACAGAAAAAAAGGCTTAGGTAAAGAATTAATCAAAAAGGGATTGCAGTTTGTAACGGAAGAGTTATCTGAAGACATTGTCAGAGTTCAAGCGCAAGCCCATTTGCAAAAGTTTTATGGAGAATTTGGGTTTAAAGGAATTTCAGATGTATATTTAGAAGATGACATTCCACATCTTGATATGCTGCTTGAAATACATAGATGA
- a CDS encoding urease accessory protein UreF has protein sequence MSERKEKLNKHSGILVIAMDNYLLALLQLTDSQLPTGAFSHSYGLETYIQEDQVTDAASFTAWLNMYVDEQLKYADGLVSRLVYEAIERDDIAEIWKLDRLITVQNLPREVRQGSYKMGERLVSLGLSLYEFPLLIEYKERISTNQSFGHPAIVFTMIAYYLEVPKKSAISSYLYSCVSGIVQNAVRGIPLGQTAGQRILRDIQPQLLETAKETEKLKFDDFGITAPGIEISQMKHERLTIRIFMS, from the coding sequence TTGAGCGAGAGAAAAGAAAAGTTAAACAAGCATTCCGGCATATTGGTCATAGCCATGGATAATTATTTACTTGCGCTGTTGCAGCTAACTGATTCACAGCTTCCTACTGGGGCATTTAGTCATTCCTATGGATTAGAAACATATATCCAAGAAGATCAGGTTACAGATGCAGCATCGTTTACAGCTTGGCTCAACATGTACGTAGATGAACAATTAAAATACGCGGACGGGCTTGTGAGCCGTCTTGTGTATGAAGCAATAGAGCGAGATGATATTGCTGAAATTTGGAAGCTTGATCGCTTGATTACTGTACAAAATCTGCCACGTGAGGTACGTCAAGGTAGTTATAAAATGGGAGAACGGTTGGTAAGCCTTGGTTTATCTCTATACGAATTTCCGCTTCTAATTGAATATAAAGAGCGGATTTCTACTAATCAATCGTTCGGTCACCCAGCTATTGTTTTTACAATGATCGCTTACTACTTAGAAGTGCCGAAGAAAAGCGCGATTTCCTCTTATTTATATTCCTGTGTATCAGGAATTGTCCAAAATGCGGTGAGAGGGATTCCACTAGGTCAAACAGCAGGTCAAAGAATTCTCAGAGATATTCAGCCTCAGTTATTGGAAACGGCAAAAGAGACTGAGAAGCTAAAATTTGATGATTTTGGTATTACTGCTCCAGGAATTGAAATTTCACAAATGAAACATGAACGGTTAACGATTAGAATTTTTATGTCTTGA
- a CDS encoding ABC transporter ATP-binding protein encodes MAFLKVEDLKVHFPIKGGLFGRTIDHIKAVDGVNFTIEKGKTYGLVGESGSGKTTTGRAIIGLNNITSGKITFDEQNITKLRRSDMKVRKDVQMIFQDPYSSLNPKKRVLDIVAEPINNYEKLSRDGVKKRVQELMELVGLSPESIYKYPHEFSGGQRQRIGIARAIALKPKLIIADEPVSALDVSVQAQVLNFMQDIQKELGLTYLFISHDLGIIKHMCDHIGIMYKGRYVEQGTKEDIFTSPQHIYTKRLVAAIPDIDPRKRDQQLQFRQEVKAEYEQSYDDYFDEEGLAYKLQPVSDTHLVALPGRG; translated from the coding sequence ATGGCGTTTCTTAAAGTAGAAGATCTAAAAGTACATTTTCCAATTAAAGGCGGTTTATTTGGTAGAACGATTGATCATATAAAAGCAGTTGATGGAGTGAATTTTACAATTGAAAAAGGAAAAACCTATGGGCTAGTTGGAGAATCAGGTTCTGGAAAGACGACGACTGGTCGAGCAATTATTGGTTTGAACAATATTACGTCAGGTAAAATTACTTTTGATGAACAAAACATTACCAAATTGCGACGTTCTGATATGAAAGTACGTAAAGACGTGCAAATGATATTCCAAGATCCGTATTCTTCGTTGAATCCGAAAAAACGTGTTTTAGATATTGTGGCAGAGCCCATTAATAATTATGAGAAGTTATCAAGGGATGGCGTGAAAAAACGCGTACAAGAATTGATGGAACTAGTTGGATTAAGTCCCGAAAGTATTTATAAATATCCTCATGAGTTTTCAGGTGGGCAAAGGCAAAGGATCGGAATTGCCCGGGCAATTGCCTTAAAGCCGAAGTTGATTATTGCAGACGAACCCGTTTCAGCACTTGATGTTTCTGTTCAAGCGCAAGTACTAAACTTTATGCAAGATATACAAAAAGAATTAGGGTTGACTTATCTCTTCATTAGTCATGATCTTGGGATTATTAAACATATGTGTGATCATATTGGCATTATGTATAAAGGACGTTATGTCGAACAAGGTACGAAGGAAGATATATTTACTAGCCCTCAACACATCTATACAAAACGTCTTGTAGCTGCCATTCCTGATATTGATCCGAGGAAGCGAGATCAGCAACTTCAATTCCGCCAAGAAGTGAAAGCGGAATATGAACAATCGTATGATGATTATTTTGATGAAGAGGGCTTAGCGTATAAATTACAGCCCGTATCTGACACACATTTAGTGGCATTGCCTGGGAGAGGTTGA
- the ureE gene encoding urease accessory protein UreE, with amino-acid sequence MIIEQIVTHIDEMDKDQLARYHKEKVFMESADLVKRIQRVTTDHGNELGIRLKEARDLVAGDVLFMDDHNMIVVDVMPDDLLIIKPRTIQEMGNIAHQLGNRHLPAQFEGDEMFVQYDYLVEELLQELAIPFEREKRKVKQAFRHIGHSHG; translated from the coding sequence ATGATTATTGAACAAATTGTTACTCATATTGATGAAATGGATAAAGATCAGCTTGCTAGATACCATAAGGAAAAAGTATTTATGGAAAGTGCTGATCTTGTAAAAAGAATTCAAAGGGTTACGACTGACCATGGGAATGAATTAGGCATACGCTTAAAAGAAGCTCGGGACTTAGTGGCAGGCGATGTTTTATTTATGGATGATCACAATATGATCGTCGTTGACGTCATGCCAGATGACTTACTTATTATTAAACCGAGAACGATCCAAGAAATGGGGAATATTGCACATCAACTTGGTAATCGTCATTTGCCTGCTCAATTTGAAGGTGATGAAATGTTTGTCCAATATGACTATCTTGTGGAAGAATTACTTCAAGAGTTAGCAATTCCTTTTGAGCGAGAGAAAAGAAAAGTTAAACAAGCATTCCGGCATATTGGTCATAGCCATGGATAA
- a CDS encoding ABC transporter permease, which translates to METNNVQLLDSSQDTDRSPSGLRILWREIVRDKLAFISLIFIILVVLFVYGISLILDQKEIVTVDLFSIHKPPSSEFWLGTDHGGRDVFGQLIVGTRNSLSIGILVTLMTGVIGIGFGLISGYFGGTIDNLFMRILDFFMILPFLMIVIVFAAIVPKYSILSFSLIMTAFLWMGIARLIRSKTLQEKELDYVQASKTLGSSDFKIMFTQVLPNLSSIIIVTMTLNLAANIGLESGLSFLGFGFPESTPSLGTLVSYARNPQTLEFRWWIWLPASMLILILMLSINNVGQALKRATDARQRRG; encoded by the coding sequence TTGGAAACGAACAATGTTCAATTACTCGATAGCAGTCAAGATACTGATAGAAGTCCATCTGGCTTGCGAATTTTATGGCGTGAAATTGTCAGGGATAAATTAGCTTTTATATCGTTAATTTTTATTATTTTAGTTGTCCTATTCGTATATGGTATCTCACTTATATTAGATCAGAAGGAGATCGTTACAGTTGATTTATTTTCTATCCATAAACCTCCTTCTTCGGAATTTTGGTTAGGTACGGATCACGGTGGGCGTGATGTATTTGGCCAACTCATTGTTGGGACGCGTAATTCCTTATCGATTGGAATACTAGTGACCTTAATGACTGGAGTGATTGGAATTGGATTCGGATTGATTTCAGGTTACTTCGGAGGAACCATTGATAATTTATTTATGCGTATCCTTGACTTCTTTATGATTTTACCGTTTTTAATGATTGTCATTGTGTTTGCTGCAATCGTGCCGAAATATAGCATCCTATCATTCTCATTAATTATGACAGCATTTTTATGGATGGGGATAGCGCGCTTAATCCGCTCGAAGACTTTGCAGGAAAAAGAACTTGACTATGTTCAAGCTTCGAAAACATTAGGATCATCCGATTTTAAAATTATGTTTACACAGGTTTTGCCAAATTTAAGTTCGATTATCATTGTTACAATGACATTGAATTTAGCGGCTAATATTGGTTTAGAATCAGGGCTTTCCTTCTTAGGTTTTGGTTTTCCAGAGAGTACTCCGAGTCTCGGAACACTAGTTAGCTATGCTAGAAACCCGCAAACACTTGAGTTTAGATGGTGGATCTGGTTACCTGCATCAATGTTAATCCTAATATTGATGTTGAGTATAAATAATGTTGGTCAAGCGTTAAAACGTGCGACTGACGCAAGACAAAGAAGAGGATAA
- the opp4A gene encoding oligopeptide ABC transporter substrate-binding protein yields the protein MFRTKNASKVLFALMLVLLLALTACNKTDTDSKPKDGGKKTEEGKKEGGKEEEKLYSIDDFSNIKTNEGEAMEGGSFTFGLVSDTAFQGTLNFNFYSGDPDAQVLEWFDEGMLTWDSSYVYTNDGAATYEASEDGKTYTFKIRDNVNWHDGEPVTAEDWLFAHEVIANKDYDGPRFDSTLRNVVGIEDYHEGKADTISGIEVVDEKTLKITYIEATPSLITGGIWTYPLAKHIFGDIPVKDISSSPEVRKNPIGIGPFKVESIVPGESVTYTKNEDYWRGAPKLDKVTLKVINPNVVVQSLKKGEVDTVDKFPVDQFPANAEISNVEYLGAIDRAYSYIGFKLGTWDKKAKEVKTDPKSKMADVNLRKAMWHAVDNDAVGDRFYHGLRWAATTLIPASHPEYHDDSNPGAPYDPEKAKQILEDAGYKDTDGDGIREDKEGNELVINFASMSGDEVAEPLAKYYIQAWEAVGLKVELLDGRLQEFNSFYEGVGEKGDDNPKIDIYAAAWGVGIDVDPSGLYGRDAIYNFTRWSNEENDRLLAEGISDAAFDPEKRKEIYKEWQQLMTDEVPVFPTLYRSVLVPVNNRVHNYAIGDGTEMYKNEIEVTQEEPLVAK from the coding sequence ATGTTCAGAACGAAAAATGCTAGCAAAGTTCTATTCGCGCTTATGCTTGTATTATTACTTGCATTAACAGCGTGTAATAAAACAGATACGGATTCAAAGCCAAAGGATGGTGGAAAAAAGACCGAAGAAGGCAAAAAAGAGGGCGGAAAAGAGGAAGAAAAGCTTTATTCTATCGATGATTTCAGTAACATTAAGACGAATGAAGGGGAAGCAATGGAAGGTGGCTCCTTTACATTTGGGCTCGTTTCCGATACTGCTTTCCAGGGAACATTGAACTTTAACTTCTATTCAGGTGATCCTGATGCACAAGTGCTTGAATGGTTCGATGAGGGAATGTTAACATGGGATTCAAGCTATGTATATACAAATGATGGTGCTGCAACATATGAAGCATCAGAAGATGGAAAAACATATACATTCAAAATTCGTGACAATGTAAACTGGCATGATGGTGAGCCAGTTACAGCTGAAGACTGGTTATTTGCACATGAAGTAATTGCTAACAAAGATTATGATGGTCCACGTTTTGACTCAACATTGAGAAATGTGGTAGGAATTGAAGATTATCATGAAGGTAAAGCTGACACGATTTCTGGTATTGAAGTAGTGGATGAAAAGACACTGAAGATTACGTATATTGAAGCAACACCATCACTTATAACAGGTGGTATATGGACATATCCATTGGCGAAACATATCTTTGGTGATATACCAGTTAAAGATATCTCTTCTTCTCCAGAAGTACGTAAGAATCCAATTGGTATTGGTCCATTTAAAGTAGAATCAATTGTTCCAGGTGAGTCAGTCACATACACAAAAAATGAAGACTACTGGCGCGGAGCACCGAAGCTTGATAAAGTTACTTTAAAAGTTATTAATCCAAATGTTGTTGTTCAATCATTAAAAAAAGGTGAAGTAGATACAGTTGATAAATTCCCTGTGGATCAATTCCCGGCTAATGCTGAAATATCAAATGTGGAATATTTAGGTGCGATAGATCGTGCTTATTCATATATTGGATTTAAACTAGGTACTTGGGATAAAAAAGCAAAAGAGGTTAAAACGGATCCAAAGTCGAAAATGGCAGATGTGAATTTACGTAAAGCGATGTGGCATGCTGTTGACAACGATGCTGTAGGCGATAGATTCTATCACGGTCTTCGTTGGGCCGCAACAACATTAATTCCTGCTTCACATCCAGAATATCACGATGACTCAAATCCAGGTGCACCATATGACCCTGAGAAAGCGAAACAAATACTTGAAGATGCTGGTTATAAAGATACAGATGGTGATGGTATCCGTGAAGATAAAGAAGGTAATGAGTTAGTCATCAATTTTGCTTCAATGTCAGGTGATGAAGTAGCTGAACCATTAGCAAAATATTATATCCAGGCATGGGAAGCTGTTGGCTTGAAAGTGGAGCTATTAGATGGTCGCTTACAGGAATTTAATAGCTTCTACGAAGGTGTAGGAGAAAAGGGCGATGACAATCCTAAGATTGACATTTATGCGGCTGCTTGGGGTGTAGGTATTGATGTGGATCCTAGCGGACTTTATGGTCGCGATGCTATCTATAACTTCACACGTTGGTCAAATGAAGAAAATGATCGCCTGCTAGCTGAAGGTATATCTGACGCTGCATTTGATCCAGAAAAACGTAAAGAAATTTATAAAGAGTGGCAACAACTTATGACGGATGAAGTACCAGTATTCCCAACGTTGTATCGTTCAGTATTGGTACCTGTTAATAATCGTGTGCATAACTATGCGATCGGTGACGGAACTGAAATGTATAAAAACGAAATTGAGGTAACTCAAGAAGAACCACTTGTTGCAAAATAA